In Chlorobiota bacterium, the sequence TGACCTGCGGCTGGCCCGTTCGCTGGAGCGGGCCTACGGACCAACGCCCCTTACCCAGCAAGTGCTTGGCGGACGCGCCGTTGGCCCTGCCGACAGCCTGTTGCTGCGGCTGCTTCCGGTACTGGCTGGGCTGCTGGCAATCCTGCTTGCTGCGCGCTCCACGCTTCCGATACTCCTCAGTTCCCGCTGGAAAGTGGTCGGGTTTTACGGAAGCCTTGCGGTCTGCATCGCCACGCTGATCTACCTTACCACAAGCGGCGGGATCCGCGGCGCGACGGTTGCCCCGCAGGAGTTGCTGAAGCTGACGATTCCGGTGGCGTGGGCTGGGTTCTTGCTCCATTTCCGCAATGCGTTGCGGCCCGGAGCATCGGGGGGAGTTCACGAAGTCTCCGCTGGTGTTGTGGGGCTACATCCTCGGGTTGCTCACGCTGCCGTTGGGGGTGTTCTTGGTGGTGCGGGACTTTGGCCAATTCTTGGTGATTGGATTGGCGCAGGTTCTGCTGCTGGCGTGGTTCACCCGAAGCGCGTTGTACCTGGTGCTGTTTGCCGGCGGGTTCCTTGCCACCGGCATCACGTTGCTGGCGGGGCGGGCGTTTTCGGGGTCGTCGTTGCTGATGTTGTTGGGGGTGGTGCTGGGTGGGGTGCTGGCCATTGGCGCGGCGGAACGCTACCGCCGCCGCGATAGCTTGTGGACCTCGGCATCGTTGGTGCTGGTGGCGTACGCGGCCATTGCGGCACTTGCCGTGCAGCTTCCATTCGTCAGCCGGATGATTGCCACGCCACGCCAGCGTTTCCTTCTCTGGGCCGATCTCTACAGTCGCCACGGGGACCCGGCCTGGTGGGACCGCTCGCGGCAAGTGATCGAGGCGTTGTATGCCTTCGATGCCGGCGGGGTTGCCGGGCGCGGGCTTGGGGAAGGAACTCCATTCCTGATCCCAAAGGCTGCCAGCGATTTCATCTTTGCTGCCGTGGCCGAGGAGCTTGGGATTGTTGGCGGGCTGCTGATCCTTCTTTCCTTTGTGGGGCTTGTGGCCATTGGGCTGCGGTTTGCCCGCGAGCAAGGCGAGGCAACGTTCGGTGGGCTTCTGGTTGCCGGCGGAACGTTGCTGATTGGGGTGCAAGCAGTGGTTCACATTGCCGGAACAATGAACCTTCTGCCGATGACCGGAATCACCCTTCCCCTTGTTTCCAGCGGGATGAGCTCTGCGGTGGTAAGCTGGGGGGTGGTGGGGCTTATCGTGGGGATTGGGTCGCGGTCCACCGATGCCACCACCGTGGTGATCCGAAGGGACTTGCAACGGCCACAAACGGGAACGTGAAAAAGGGGGAATGCACGGGGGGAACCGAACCTACCCGGGCTTCACGCTGATTCTTCCGCTGAGCACAAGGTCGTTGTTGCCGTCGGGGCGTTCCACAACTAAGTAGCCTTGTTGGGTGATCCCCACAACGCGACCCTGGATGGGGGAGTCAATCATCTTGCCGCGCAGCCAATCCCGCAACGCAAATTCTTCCAACTCGGCAATGCTCAGGTCCTCCGAATCAAGGTCGCGGCAGTTGCGGATGGAGTCAATAATGGAGCCAAGGACCTCCAGCCGTGAGATCGGCCCCCGAACGTGTTGGTCCAGATAGGTTGGGGGGATTCCCACCGGGTCCAGCCACGTTTGCGGGAAGCGATGGACGTTCACGCCCACCCCAATAATCGCGTAGGAATGTTCGCCACGGATGCTTCCTTCGCAAAGCACACCGCCAACTTTTGCGTTGTTCAGGATGATGTCGTTTGGCCATTTCACCCACGTGTAGGCCTTGCTGTTGGGCGCAATCGGAAGGTATCGGTCCAGCGCGCTTGCCACCGCCATTCCAATACGAATCGGAAGCAGCCCCATTGCCCCGGGGGTAAGCGGGCGCATCAGCAAGGAGAACATCACCGAGGACCCTGGCTCGGCGGACCAACGCCGCCCGTACTGGCCGCGCCCTTCGGTTTGGTAATCGGCAACAACAAGGGTCCAGGCCGGCGCGTCGGCCTCGGCAAGGCGGCGGACGATGTTCTGGGTGGAGTCGGCTTCGTTGTAAAACCGGAATCCGGAAAGCCGCCAGGCTTGCGTTAATCGCTCGCTTTCGGCGGAGTCGTTCCCAATACGCCAAAGATGATCGGCCATTGCTGGTAGATGCTGATAGATGAAAAGAAGAAGTAGAGTAAAAGCCTTGCGATCGGCACAAAAAAAGGCCGTGCGGCCTTCTTCTGTTGTCTGCGGAGTGCGATGCTGATGTTGGGTGTTGGGCGGGGAAACACTTCCTTTTCCTGTTTCACCAAGAAAAGCCCCCTTGCCCACCATGCACGCCCGACTGGATTCGAACCAGTGACCCACAGCTTAGAAGGCTGTTGCTCTATCCAACTGAGCTACGGGCGCATTCGGACGGCACAAACATACAACCGCCTTTGCTTCTTCCACAACCGTTCCGCCGGTTCCTGCCGTGACAAGGTATTGCCGCAATTTCTCGGGCGTTGTCACCCCGATTCTGGTGCCAGTTCGCGGCACTGTAGCAGGGCGTTCCGCAGAAGCTGATAGGCCCAGGCCGTGAACCGCTGCAACGCTGCCGCGCCGCCGGATGATTCGCCGGCAGGGAGCAACGGATGGCTTGCCCGGTGGGTGTTGAACTGCTGGATCGGCTCGGCAATCGCTTCCAACCGCTGCTGCCGCGATTTCGCCGCGCCGATGCGGTCCGGCAGCAATGCCAACGAACAAAGCAGGATGGAAAGGGATGAAGGAATTGCCGGGGGCAGTGCGATTGCTGAGGCGTTTCCAGCCGGTTCCGGCTCCGCTGCTGGGTTCAATCGGCCAAGAAATTCCAGAACTCCATCAAGGTGGGTGATGGCCAGCCACAAGGGGCAGATCAACTCAGAATCGGCTTCGTCAACGTGATGGATGGAGCCACTGCTGGCCAAAATTTTTGCCCGTGCGATTGCCTGCGGAAGCGATTCGGCGATGCTTGGCCCAGCCCACGTGAGAACCGCCTGCTCGGCCAGCCGGAACCGCAACGCCCCGCGGTGGCTGATGGCCGTGGTGAACCAATCGCCCCAATGGTCCGCCAGCGATTGCTGCAACGTTTGGGCAACCCCTTGCGCCCCAGCCGCCGCCGCCGATAATTTCAGCGGGACGTTGCTGGTTGCCTGGAACGGCCCCCCGGCCTTGCCAATGCTGACGTTCACCGGGGCGGATGAAAACGCTGGGAAGCATCGCTCCACTTCCTGCCGAATCGCCCGCGCAAGGAATTGCTGAACCATTGGGTTGTTCTTTTGGTTGTGTTGGCAGGGATCATGCTGGCAACCAGCAGCGCGGGGGCGGAACCTGAGGGGGGGGGGCTATTCTTCGCTGCTTGTGGCGTGGCTTCCGGCGGTATCCACCACCGTCTCAATCTTGGCATCGGACCAGATTCGCTCAATCTTGTAAAAGTCGCGCGCTTCCTTGTAGAAGACGTGAACCACCACTTCAACAAAATCAAGGATGATCCATTGCTCCCCTTGCCAACCTTCGGTGCGGTAGGGCTTGATGTCGTACTCACGCATGGTGTCCATCACGCTGTCGGCAATGGCGCGGAGCTGGGTGTCGCTGTCGGCAGAGCAGACCACAAAAAAGTCGGCAATGTCGGTCAGCCCACGGATGTCCATGATGACGATGTCTTTCGCCTTCTTTTCAATCATCCCTTCGGCACACCAACGGGCAATGGTTTTTGGATGGCGTTGGTGGTCGCGGATGCGTTCTGTGTCGTGTGTCTGTTCCATAAGGCCCCAAGAATACGGCAAACTGCGGTTCCGGCGAAGTCAAAATCGGTGAGATGGGGGGCAAATGCAGAATTGAACACACCTCGTGAACGATGGTTCCCCCGCTTTTCGTAATCTTGCCGCCATGTTGGTTTCCGAATCACGCCGCCGACCCGGATCGGCCCGTCCTTCGCCGATGTTCCCGCACGAAGCGCAACGGCTTCTTGCCGATGGCTCCTTCCAGCAGGCAATGGAGGTCTGCCGGCAAGGGTTGGTCCATTTCCCCGATCAGATTGCGGGTTACATGATCCTTTCGCAAGTCTTCCTTGCGATGGGGAAGCGGGACCGTGCCGTCAACGTCCTTCACGATGGCTTCCTCCGGACCGGCGCGCCGCAGCTGGAGGACCTCCATCGGCAACTGCTTCAGCAATCGTTCCAGCAATCGCAAGAATTCCGCCAGCCCGGAGTGGGGGGGATTCCCGCCACGAAACGGCTCGCATCCCCTTTCACCCGTGTTGCCGATTCCCCGAACGATACCGCCCACGCCCAATCGCTGGTCTCCGTTCCGTTGCCGACCCCGCAACCTGAGCTGCCCCCAACGCCGCAACCCGATGCTCCCTTCACCTTGCCCGATGCCGCGCAACTTCCCGAACCTGCGCCGGCCCCCGTTGCTCTCCCTCCCGAGGTGATTGCTGGTGAAATTGCCGGTGAAGTTGCCGGCGAAACAGCTTCTGCCATGCCGCCAGCAACTCCAACTCCGTTGCCGGAGGAAGCTGCCGAACCTGTGGCGACGGTGGAGCTATCGCCGATTCTGGAACCTGCGGAGGAGACTATCAGGGAAAGCGAAGCCGCTTCCGATGGCGCGATTGATGTCGCGAGCATTGCTGATTCCGCTGCTGCAGATTCCACTGTTGCTGAAGTCGTAGCCGAAGCTGAAGCTGAAGCTCATCAGGAGCTTTCAGAACCGATTGCGCCGCCGGTGGAGATTGCTGTTGATGCCCCGGCTGTTGCCCCGATAGCTGTTGTTGATGCTCCTTCCCAGGATGCTGAAGTTTCTGCCAACGAATCTGCCGGGCTGGTGGCCGATAGCGTTGTTGATGCTGTTGTTGTGGATGCTCCAATCCCCGCCGTAGTTCCGCCTCCGTTCCCCGATTTCACGATTCCTGACGAAGGGGTTGCGGCGGCAGAAATCGTTGTTGACGCGCCCCCCGCCGCAGCGGAAGCGGAGCCGATTGCCCTGCCAGCCAAGCCACTTCCAGCCAAACCCTTGCCAGCCCCGCCGAACGGCACAACCGCGCCCCACACCGATGACCGGACGTTCCGGTTGTTGGCCGCTGGGGGGGCGGAAGAACGTGAGTTGCCGCCAAGCTCCATCCGCCCCATCTCGGTGCTGGCGATTCACAAGGGGAGCAATGTTTCGCGGCTGCGGAGCGCGAATCTTCGGCTGATTCCGGGGTTGGAGTTTGCGCCGCTTCGCCACGAGGAGTCGGCACGCAAGCAGGCGATTGCCCCGCTGATTAACCAGCCAATGCCGGGCCCCGAGCTTCCCGGGCGAGCCACCGCCAAGCCAGCAACGCCGGCCTCGATAACCTCAACAACTCCTTCGCAAACCGGCGCAGCGTTCACCCTGCCCGCTGCGGCCAACATGCCGCCGCTTCCGCCGTTGCACCCCCCCGCCGCCCCGGCGCAGAAAGAACCGCAGCCGGTATCCCAACCAGCCACGCCACCGGGACATCACGTGCAGCAAGCGCAGGGCGACGCGGTAAAGAAGGAGAGCGGGCGGGGTCGTGGGCAATCGGCTGTTGGGGGAAGGGAGTCCGCGCGGTTGCCACATTCAACACTGCCAGATTCAACAGAGGTAGCGGCTGGCCAGATGACCCCGTTGGAGGAGTTGGCAAAACGCCTGGAAAGTGCCAGGATTCCGGTGGTGGAAGATGAGGAACATCACCGCCCGGTTCCGTTCGAGCCATCCATCGTCAGCGATACGCTGGCCAATATCTTGGTTGCCCAGGGGGCATATGCCGAGGCGTTAAAAGCCTTCCAGACCCTTGCGCGAACAAAGCCGGAACGCCTTGATTACTACGAAGCCCGCATTGCCGAAATGAAACGGCGGCTAAGCGAGCAGCCACCATTGCACTAACGCCCAAACAGGTCCACTGCACTAACGTAACAACGGCCGCGGTTCCGCAGCGGCCACAGCAGCATGAGAATCGCTTGGTACATCCTACGAATGCACATCGGGCCGTTCCTGTTCGGGACGGTCTGCGTGGTGTTTTTCTTCCTGCTGCAATTTCTGTTCAAGTCTGGTTCAGAGATTTTTGGGAAGGGGTTGGACCCGTGGATTATCACCAAGCTGATTGCCTACAACCTGGCGTGGATGCTGGTGCTGGCGGTTCCGTTGGGGGTGCTGGTGGCTTCGCTGATGGCCTACGGAAAACTTAGCGGCAGCAACGAGCTGACGATCATTAAAAGCGCGGGGGGAAGTGCCTTGCGGGCAATGATGCCGGGGATGCTTGGCGGGCTGTTTCTGTTTATCGGGCTGTTTCTGTTTAACGACCGCATCTTGCCGGAAACCAACCACACCGCAATGGTGATGCTGTTGGACATCAAGCAGGTGCAGCCAACGTTGGCAATCGAGCCTGGGCAGCTTATTTCGTTGCAAGATTACAGCATCCTGGCGCGGAAGGTGGACCGCCTGCGGAACATCCTGTACGACGTCACCATCTACACCCAGGACCCCGAGCGGATGAACACAATCACCGCACGGACGGCGGAGCTGGCGTTCAATCAAGATTACAGCCGCCTGCTGATGACCCTTCGCGATGGCGAAATCCACCAGCTGGACCGCCGCAACGCCGCACGGTTCACCCGGCTGACGTTTGCCGAGCACCAAGTGGTGGTTGCCGCCGCCGGTTTCAACCTGGCATCCACGGACCCCAACTCCATTGGCCGAACCGACCGGACGATGAACATCCAGCAGATGCGCGCCCGCGCCGACAGTGCCGAATCGCGTGCCGACCGGGTGGCCGCACGGCGTGATTCCTTGCTGGGGGAGTTTGGGCTGCGAGCTGTCCAGCTGGGAATCGAAGGACTGAACCCGATTACCCGCAGCCCAGAAACAAACCAGCGAGTGATGGAAATGGCCACGCTGAAAGGGCAGATCGAATCGGAGCAAGCGGTGATTACGCAGCACCTGAAAGAATCGGACCAATACTGGGTGGAGATTCATAAAAAGTACTCCATCCCGGCGGCGTGCTTGGTGTTTATGCTGGTGGGCGCACCGTTGGGGATTGTGGTCCGCCGTGGAAATTTTGGAGTCTCGGCGGCAATCACTCTGGGCTTCTTTGTGGTCTATTGGGCGTGCCTTGTCACCGGCGAGAAACTTGCCGACCGGGGTGCCTTGCCCCCTGCCGTTGCAATGTGGATGGCCGATGTGATTATCGGCGCAATCGGCCTGTATCTTACCGTCCTTGTCTCCCGCGAAACGGTGACGTTCACCTTCGAATTCAATCGCCTACGCAGGCTCTTCCGAAGAAAACCAATCGGTTATGATGCCGGGTAGCGGCCCCGACCTTTGTCGGGGTAGCGGCAGGTCTTTAGCCTGCCCAGTGAAATGGATACCGAAGGGTAGCGGCCCCGACCTTTGTCGGGACCCAGTGAAGAAGACGCCGAAGGCTAAAGACCTTCGGCTACCGATGCCGGGTAGCAGCCCCGATCTTTGTCGGGGTAGCGGCAGGTCTTTAGCCTGCCCAGTGAAATGGATACCGAAGGGTAGCGGCCCCGACCTTTGTCGGGACCCAGTGAAGAAGACGCCGAAGGCTAAAGACCTTCGGCTACCGATGCCGGGTAGCAGCCCCGATCTTTGTCGGGGTAGCGGCAGGTCTTTAGCCTGCCCAGTGAAATGGATACCGAAGGGTAGCGGCCCCGACCTTTGTCGGGGTAGCGGCAGGTCTTTAGCCTGCCCAGTGAGGAAGACGCCGAAGGCTAAAGACCTTCGGCTACCGGTTTGGCATCGGTCGCGGCTACCGATGCAGGGTAGCGGCTCCGACCTTTGTCGGGATTGATAAATCAAATCAAATCGCCCTGGCTTGATCGGGGCGCGTACTGGCAACCAATTCCTGATTCCTGAATATGACGTATGCTCTTATCCTTGGCGCTTCCAGCGGTTTTGGTGGCGCGGCTGCGGTGGAGCTTGCACGCTCCGGCATGAACATCATCGGTGTTCACCTGGACCGCGCCGGCACCATGCCCGCTGCGCTTGCTGTGCAGGAAGCAATCCGGCAGCATGGCCGCGAAGCCCACTTTTTCAACGTCAACGCCGCCGATGCCGAAGCACGTGCTTCGGTGCTGGGACGGGTTGCAGAAATGTTCCAAGAAACGCCCGGCGCGCACCTGCGGCTGATGCTCCATTCGCTGGCGTTTGGCGCGTTGAAACCGTTGGTGGCGGCCAATCCCAGGGAGGCACTAACGCAAGCCCAAGTTGAGATGACGATGAACGTGATGGCCAACAGCCTGATCTACTGGACCCAAGACGTTATTGCTCGCGGGCTTATGCCCGCCGGTGGCCGCATCCTTGCCATGTCAAGCTCGGGCGCGCGCCGTGTGCTGCCGATGTACGGTGCGGTCTCCGCCGCAAAAGCTGCGTTGGAAAGCTACTGCCGCCAGCTGGCGTTCGAGCTTGGACCGCAGGGGATCTGCGTCAACGCAATCCAAGCTGGGGTTACGGACACCGCCGCGTTGCGGAAAATCCCCGGGGCCGAAAACATCATTGCCAACGCCCGCCAGCGCAACCCGTTCCACCGGCTGACCACGCCGGAGGACGTTGCCCGGCTTATCGCGCTGCTTGCCACCGATGCTGCCGGATGGGTCAACGGAACAACAATCCAGGTGGATGGGGGGGAGGATTCGGTGGATATGAATTGGCAGGAGCGTGAAGGCTAACAATGAAAGGTTTTTCCGATTTGATTCGCCCAGGCCTGATTGTCAGCTGCCAGCTTGACGAGGGGGAGCCGCTCTACACCCCGCAGCACTGCTCGTTGTTTGCGCAGGCGGCGGAGCTTGGGGGGGCGGTTGGAGTTCGTGGGGAGGGGATACCGAACTTGCAGGAAATTCGCGCCACCACCCGCATCCCGTTGATCGGCTGCATTCGCGGCAAGTTCAAGGATGGCTGGGTGCTGGTGACGCCGGATCAAATAAGCCACACGCGGCTTGCGCGGATGGGGATGGACGTGATTGCCGTGGATGCCACGCTTCGCCCACGCCCCGACGGCAGCGATGGCCCGGCGTTCATCCGCGAAGCCCTAAGCCGCCACCCCGATGTGCCGATCCTTGCCGACATCTCCACCTACGACGAGGC encodes:
- a CDS encoding SDR family oxidoreductase translates to MTYALILGASSGFGGAAAVELARSGMNIIGVHLDRAGTMPAALAVQEAIRQHGREAHFFNVNAADAEARASVLGRVAEMFQETPGAHLRLMLHSLAFGALKPLVAANPREALTQAQVEMTMNVMANSLIYWTQDVIARGLMPAGGRILAMSSSGARRVLPMYGAVSAAKAALESYCRQLAFELGPQGICVNAIQAGVTDTAALRKIPGAENIIANARQRNPFHRLTTPEDVARLIALLATDAAGWVNGTTIQVDGGEDSVDMNWQEREG
- a CDS encoding putative N-acetylmannosamine-6-phosphate 2-epimerase translates to MKGFSDLIRPGLIVSCQLDEGEPLYTPQHCSLFAQAAELGGAVGVRGEGIPNLQEIRATTRIPLIGCIRGKFKDGWVLVTPDQISHTRLARMGMDVIAVDATLRPRPDGSDGPAFIREALSRHPDVPILADISTYDEAMRAAEAGAGAISTVLFGRTKETVEQAISIEAHLEFVHRLRESVRIPVLAEGFIWSTAEATAAMEAGAYGVIVGGAITRPRVITQLFAEAVGG
- a CDS encoding FtsW/RodA/SpoVE family cell cycle protein, whose translation is MLMLLGVVLGGVLAIGAAERYRRRDSLWTSASLVLVAYAAIAALAVQLPFVSRMIATPRQRFLLWADLYSRHGDPAWWDRSRQVIEALYAFDAGGVAGRGLGEGTPFLIPKAASDFIFAAVAEELGIVGGLLILLSFVGLVAIGLRFAREQGEATFGGLLVAGGTLLIGVQAVVHIAGTMNLLPMTGITLPLVSSGMSSAVVSWGVVGLIVGIGSRSTDATTVVIRRDLQRPQTGT
- a CDS encoding LptF/LptG family permease, with the translated sequence MRIAWYILRMHIGPFLFGTVCVVFFFLLQFLFKSGSEIFGKGLDPWIITKLIAYNLAWMLVLAVPLGVLVASLMAYGKLSGSNELTIIKSAGGSALRAMMPGMLGGLFLFIGLFLFNDRILPETNHTAMVMLLDIKQVQPTLAIEPGQLISLQDYSILARKVDRLRNILYDVTIYTQDPERMNTITARTAELAFNQDYSRLLMTLRDGEIHQLDRRNAARFTRLTFAEHQVVVAAAGFNLASTDPNSIGRTDRTMNIQQMRARADSAESRADRVAARRDSLLGEFGLRAVQLGIEGLNPITRSPETNQRVMEMATLKGQIESEQAVITQHLKESDQYWVEIHKKYSIPAACLVFMLVGAPLGIVVRRGNFGVSAAITLGFFVVYWACLVTGEKLADRGALPPAVAMWMADVIIGAIGLYLTVLVSRETVTFTFEFNRLRRLFRRKPIGYDAG
- the rsfS gene encoding ribosome silencing factor codes for the protein MEQTHDTERIRDHQRHPKTIARWCAEGMIEKKAKDIVIMDIRGLTDIADFFVVCSADSDTQLRAIADSVMDTMREYDIKPYRTEGWQGEQWIILDFVEVVVHVFYKEARDFYKIERIWSDAKIETVVDTAGSHATSSEE
- a CDS encoding biotin--[acetyl-CoA-carboxylase] ligase is translated as MADHLWRIGNDSAESERLTQAWRLSGFRFYNEADSTQNIVRRLAEADAPAWTLVVADYQTEGRGQYGRRWSAEPGSSVMFSLLMRPLTPGAMGLLPIRIGMAVASALDRYLPIAPNSKAYTWVKWPNDIILNNAKVGGVLCEGSIRGEHSYAIIGVGVNVHRFPQTWLDPVGIPPTYLDQHVRGPISRLEVLGSIIDSIRNCRDLDSEDLSIAELEEFALRDWLRGKMIDSPIQGRVVGITQQGYLVVERPDGNNDLVLSGRISVKPG